The genomic region GTCGTAGCCGTCGTCGAAGTCCTCGACGATCTGGAAGGTCCACCGGCCGGCGATCACGTTGCGTCCCAGCAGCTCGGTGGAGATCCGTTCGGCGATCTCCGGGTGCCCGGCGGCGCGGAACATCTCCACCGCGTCGTCCAGCATCAGGTCGGCGTGCCCCACCAGCTGGTGCAGCGAGTAGAGGTGACCACGGACCCGCTCCACGCACTCCAGCGCCTCACTCAGCTTGCCGAGCGCCGCCACGGTCTCGTCGCTGACCCCGGCGGGCCGGCGGTGCCGCTCGTCGGGCCCGTCCTGACGCGTCATCCCTGCCTCCCTATCTGCTGCCATGCCCGTCCGGGCGGTTCCACCGCCGGCCGCCTGGTCTCCTCGGGCCGCGGCGGCCGACCCGTGGTCGACCACACATCGCCCGAGCGGCCGAGGTCGACCGGGCCCGGGGTTGGCTAGCCTCGTTCCCCATGCGTGTGCCGTTCAACCGGGTCGCCTCCCGTGCCGCCGTCGACTCGGCGCGGTCCACCCTCGCCGCCCTAACCGTCTCCGTCGGCGCCGACGGGCTCACGGCCGCGGCCGAGCGGCCCGGCCTGCTCGCGATGGTCGACCAGCACGCGGCCGCGGTGCGGGACAGCCTCGACGGAGACCGCCGGCCGCTGACCGTGGCCGCCCTGGCCGGCTACGCGGAGGGCGTCCGGGCGGCCGCGCTGGAGCACGACTGGCGGCCGCCGACCGGGCCGGCCGACTGGTCCGCGCCGGACTGGGTGCTCACCCGGCTGCTCGCGGTCTGCGCGCTGGCCCGTCCGCTCGCGCGCTGACGCCCGCCGGGACGATCCGGTACGACGCGGGGAGGGCGCCCGCGCCGCGCGCGGACCCCTCCCCCGGTCGTCGTCCAGCCGTTCCTACGGGCGGAACTGCTGCGTTTCGTCCACGGTGCCGGACTGGTAGGTGCCGGTCCCGCCGGCCATCGTCGCCTGCCGCGCCTCCCGCGCCGCCTGGGTGCGCTCGGCGCCCGTCCGGTCGGCCATCTGCCGCTCGACGTCGCCGCGTCCGGCCGCGGCGGCCCGCCGGTGCTGCTGCACCGCCCGGGACTCCTCGGCCGCCCGGTCCAGCCAGCGGTCCCACCGGGCCTGCATCGGCCGGACCAGACCGCCGCCGACACCGACGACGAGGATGCCGGCCACCGTGGCCAGGAACGCGATCAGCACCGGCGTGGTCACCGTGGTCGCGATGCCCACCTGGTTCAGCGCCGCGATGATGCCCAGGGCGATGATGAAGATCGCGGTCAGGTCGGCGAGGACCCGGCCGTACGAGAGCCCGCCCAGCGCGCCGCTGACCAGGTCACGGACGGCGTTCGCGATCGCGGCGGCCACGACCACGATGATGATCGCCACGAAGGCGCGCGGCAGCCAGGCCACCACGCCGCGGATCAGGTCACTGATCGCGTTCGGTCCCCAGACCCCGAAGGCGAACTGCAGGGTGAACAGCAGCACCGCGTAGTACGCGAGCTTCGCCAGGATGTCGCTGGCGTCGTACTTGCTGCGTTCCAGGGCTCGCTTGATCCCGCCCCGCTCCACCGCCCGGTCGAAGCCCAGCCGTTCCAGCACCGTGTCCACGACCTTCAGGACGACCCGGGCGATGATCCACCCGACCACCAGGATCACGATGAAGGCCACGGCCTTCGGGACGAAGAGCAGCACCTCCCGCCACGCGTCGGAGACGGCGTTGCCGATATCCACCTGTTGCACCGCGAGGGTTTTCCGCATGTTGTCCCTCCCTGTCACGTGCGCTCTGCGTCGCTCGGCTTACCCGGTCACCGCATTCACACGCCGCGCGGTTGGGGGCGATTTTTCCGACAAGTCACTCGATAAATGCCCTGACCCGCCCGAACGGGGCGGCCGGACGCCGCGTCGGCGACGGCCGGCGCGAGCTCGGCAAGCCCACGCGGAGTTCCCCGGCACCGCCGGCCGGCCGGTCGCCGGCCCGCCGTGCCGCCCCGGACGGAGGTGCGACGCACCGCACATGATCGGAAACAGTCGACGCCTGCTCGGGCTAGGCTGCGGGCATGCCAGGAACGGTCGGGCGAGTCCCCACGCCACCAGCTCCGGTGTCCGGAGCACCAGCCGGGGCCGGCGCCGCGAGCGTGGTCCTCGGCCACGACTGGACCGGCACCTCGCTCGGCCCACGGCAGGCGTGGGACCCGGCCGTACGCGCGGTCGTCGAACTCATCCTGGCCTCGCCGGTGCCCATGGCCCTCGCCCACGGCGACGACCTCGTCCTGCTCTACAACGACGGCTACGCCGAGCTCATCGGCGAGAAGCACCCGGCCGCGGTCGGGCGGCCCGCCGCCGAGGTATTCCCCGAGCTGTGGCGGCTGCCCGGCGTGGGGGAGGCGGTCGAGCGGGTCTACCGCGACGGCGCGACCTTCCTGGAGAAGGACAGCACACTCCCGCTGGTGCGTGGCCGCAGCGGTGTCGCCGAGCAGGCGGTCTTCACGCTCGGCTACTCCCCCGTCCGGGACAACGGGGGGCGGATCGTCGGCGTGCTCACGGTGGCGGCCGAGACCACCCACGTCACCCAGCAGCTGCAGAGCCTCAGTGAGGTGGCCGCCGCCCTCGCCGGCACCCTCACGCTGGACGACGTGGCGCGGGTCGCGCTGCGGTACGCGATCACCGCCTTCGACGCCGACCGGGTCGCCTTCGCGGTCGACGAGGGCGGCGGCGGGTGGCGGATGGTCCGCCGGATCCGGGGCGAGCTGATGGACGAGGCCGACGAGCGGCTGCCGCCGCTGTGGCGGCGTACCGCCGTGGACTGGCCGGACCCTCTGCTCCGGGCCGCCGGGACGGGCGCGCCGCTGTTCCTCGGCGCCGGTCAGCCTCTGCGGGAGGCCGCCGCCGACCGGCACGACCAGAAGATCGTGTCGTTGGCCGCGGTGCCGCTGCGGGCGGCCGTCCTCCGCGGCGGGCTGTCGGTCGGTCACCAGGCCCCGCGCCTGTGGTCGGCCGCCGAGCGCGCACTGCTGGCCGCCTCGGCGGAGCTGATCGGCCAGGCGGCCGAACGGGCGCGCCGCTTCGAGACGCAGCACGGCACCGCCCAGCTGTTGCAACGCAGCATGCTGCCGGAGCACCTGCCGGACCTCCCCCGGCTGCGCATCGCCGCCCGCTACGACCCGGGCGTCGACGGCAACGCGGCCGGCGGTGACTTCTACGACGCCTTCCTGCTGCCGTCCGGCCGGCTCGGCGTCGTGCTCGGCGACGTGGCCGGGCACGACGTGCAGGCCGCCGCCCGGATGGGGCAGGTCCGGGCCGCGCTGCGCGCGCTGGCGCTGAGCGACCCACGTCCGGACCGGGTGCTCGCCGGGCTGGACCGGCTGGTCAGCAGCCTGGGCGCCGAGGCCGGCACGCACGAGCTGTTCGTGACCGTGGTGTTCGGCGTGGTCGACGCCGAGCGGCAGGAGCTCACCCTGGCGAGCGCGGGGCACCCCGCACCGCTGATCCGCCGCTGCGCCCCGGACGACCGGCCGTACGCCGAGTTCATCGAACTGCCGGTCGGCGCCCCGCTGGGCCTCGGCTCCCGGCCGACCACCGGCACCGTCCCGTTCGCGCCGGGGGACACGGTGCTGCTGTTCAGCGACGGCGTGGTCGAGCGGCGGCGGCAGAGCCTCAGCGCCGGCCTGGGAGCGCTCGCCGACGCCGTCGCCGACGCGGGCAGCGGTGACCCACGGGCGCTGTGCGCGGTGGCCACCGCGGCGGTCTCCGGCACCACCGAGGACGACGTCGCCGTGCTCGCCGTCGAGCACGCGCTGAAGCCGAGCCGCTCGGCGAGCATGGAGGTGCCCGCGGAGCCGACCGCGCCGAGCCGGGTACGGCACTGGATGACCGCGCAGCTCGGCGAGTGGCAGGTGCCGGAGGCGGTGGTCGGCGCGGCCGTGCTCTGCACCAGCGAGTTGACCACCAACGCGCTGCTGCACGCCGGCACCGCCGCCCGGGTGGAGATCGACCTCAGCGCGGAACGGCTGCTCGTCTCGGTGGCCGACTCGGGCACCCGGGGCACGGTCACCCGGGCCCAGACCGACACGCTGAGCAGCCGGGGCCGGGGCCTGGGGCTGATCGAGGAGCTCAGCGACGCCTGGGGGACGGATCCGACCGTACGCGGCTCGACCGTCTGGTTCGAGATTCTCCTGCCCACCGACTGAGCTCGTGCGTCACCCGGCCCCGGTGCGGGTAGGAGGAGCGCCATGGCTACCGACACGCCCGCCGGCGTCCTGTTCGACGTCGACGGCACCCTGGTCGACACCACCTATCTGCACACCGTGAGCTGGTGGGAGGCACTGCGCCAGACCGAGCGGCCGGTGCCGATGGCGAGCGTGCACCGCGCCATCGGGATGGGCTCCGACAAGCTGCTCGATCATCTGCTCGGCCCGGAGCGGGACCGGGACGCCGACGGGAAGCTGCGCGACGCGCACGACACCCTCTACGGCGAGTACTGGGAGCGGCTGACGCCGCTGCCCGGGGCCGCCGACCTGCTGCGTGCCTGCGCCGAGCGGGGGCTGCGGGTGGTGCTCGCCACCTCGGCCGCCGAGCAGGAGGTCGCCGCGCTGCGTCGCGCGCTGGCGGCCGACGACGTCATCGAGGCGGTCACCTCCTCGGCGGACGCGAAGCAGAGCAAGCCGGCGCCGGACATCCTGGTCGCCGCGCTGGACCAGTCCGGGCTTACCGCCGAGCGGGTCGTGTTCGTGGGCGACTCGGTCTGGGACGTCGCCGCCGCCGGGAGGCTCGGCATCCCCTGCGTCGGTCTGACCTGTGGCGGCACCAGCCGGGGCGAGTTGGCCGGGGCCGGCGCGGTGGCCGTCTACGACGACCCGGCCGCGCTGCTGGCGACGCTCGACGACTCGCCGGTGACCCGGCCGAGGTAACGGCCGCCGGCACGGCCACCACGTACGCCGACAGTTCGGATTGCCCGCGCCGCGGACGCATGGCCGGGACGCTCCGGGGGCAAGATCTGTCACCACCTGCCCGCGCGTCGCGGGCGCGGTCGGAAGGTGGTGCGGTGGACCCGGTAGACGTCGCGTTCGCGCTGGTGGGCCTCGGAGCCCTGCTCGCCGGCATCCTCCCCCGGGTGCTGGAGCGACGCCCGCTCTCCATGCCGATCGCCTTCCTCGGCCTCGGCATGGTGGTGTTCCTGCTACCCACCGGCCTGCCGACCCCCGATCCGCTGGAGCATCCCGAGCTGACCACCCACCTGACCGAGATCGGGGTGATCGTCGCCCTGATGGGCGCCGGGCTGAAGATCGATCGTCCGCTGAGCTGGGCCCGGTGGTCGTCCACCTGGCGGCTGCTGGCCATCGCGATGCCGCTCTGCATCGCCGCGGTGGCCCTGCTCGGCTGGTGGTGGGCCGGCCTGGTGCCGGCCGCCGCCCTGCTGCTCGGCAGCGCGCTCGCCCCGACCGACCCGGTGCTCGCCTCGGACGTGCAGGTCGGCGAGCCGACCGACGTGGAGGATTCGGAGGACGAGGTGCGCTTCGCGCTCACCTCGGAGGCCGGGCTGAACGACGGGCTCGCGTTTCCGTTCGTCTACGCGGCGGTCGCCATCGCCAGCACGAGCCTCGCCCCGCGCGACTGGCTGGCCCGGTGGTTCGCCGTGGACGTGCTGTGGAAGGTGGCGATCGGTGTCGGCGGCGGTCTGCTCATCGGCTGGCTCCTCGGCAAGCTCTTCTTCCACGCCCCGAGCCAGCTGCGGCTGGCCCGGCACGCCGAGGGGTTCCTCGCGCTGGCCGCCACGTTCCTGGCGTACGGGTTGGTCGAGGTGGCCGGCGGGTACGGCTTCCTGGCGGTCTTCGTGGCCGCCCGGGCGATCCGGGCCGCCGAGCGGACCCACGAGTTCCACTCGGTGCTGCACGACTTCGCCGAGCAGGTCGAGCGGCTGCTCACCGTCCTGCTGCTGCTGCTCTTCGGCGGGGCCGTGGTGGGCGGGCTGCTCGGCCCACTGACCTGGCCGGCCGCGGCGGTCGGGCTGGCGCTGGTCTTCGTGGTCCGGCCGCTGGTCGGCTGGCTGTCGCTGCGCGGCGCGCCCGGCCGCCCGGCCGAGCACTGGGTGATCTCGCTGTTCGGCATCCGCGGCGTCGGTTCGTTCTACTACCTCGCGTACGCCACGGCCGAGGCCGACTTCCCGCAGGCGGACCTGCTCTGGGCCACCGTCGGGCTGGTGGTGGTCGTCTCGGTGGTGGTGCACGGCATCGCGGCGACCCCGGTGATGCAGCTGCTCGACCGGGCCGGCGAGCGCACCGCCGACCCGGCGCGGCGGCGGGCCGACGAACCCGTCGTCACCGCCGCGTCGGGCTGACCCCGGCCGCGTCAGGTCAGCCGCTCCACCAGCGCACGACCGAGGTCCCGCCCGGAACGCCAGGCGGTCTGCACCCGGGGCGCGCCGTACGCGTCGCCGGCCAGCCCGATGCCGTCCGCGTCCAGGTGGTACATGGCGTCGGCCGGGACGGTGACCGGCTTCGCGTACGTCCAGCGGTGCACGTGCACGTGCTCCGCCGGCTCGGGCAACGCCAGCAGGTCCCGGACCGCCTCCTCGATGGCCGGCCCGGCACCGGTCGGCTGGGCCAGGTGCCCGGCGGCGAACTCCGGCGTGGTGTGGGCGACCAGCACCGGTGCGCCGTCGCCGCGCCGGTCCCCGTCGTCGCAGACCGTGGCCAGTAGAGGGTGGTCGTTGACGAACGCGCCCCGGAAGTCCGCCCAGCATCGGGACGGGAAGCGCAGCACCCCGGCCAGCGACGGCGACCAGCGCTGCGCCTGCGCGGCGAGGGTGGCGGCGGCCAGCGCGGGGTCGAGCAGCAACGCGGCCTGGGGGCCGGGCATGGCCAGCGCGACCGCGGCGCACGCGTCGCCGTCCACGGCGGGGCCCGGCTCGACCATGAGCACCAGCCGGTCGACGGCCACCGGCAGGTCGCGGGCCAGGTGTTCGACCAGTGAACGGAGCCCTCGTGGCGCCGCCCAGCGCATCGGGCCGGCCACCTCGCGCCGGCCGTCCCGCCCGTACGCCACGAAGGTGTCGGTCCACTCCCGGACCAGCCCGACCGCGCGCCAGCCCTCGACGACGGCCGCGAAGTCCGGGTCGCTGACGGTGAAGTAGGCGGCGCCGGTGTCGGCCGGTCGCCCGTCGAAGCGTTTGCTGGCCATCCGGCCGCCGGGCACGTGCGCCCGCTCGCGGATCCGCACCGGCACCCCGGCGCGGGCCAGCTCGGCCGCGCACGCCACGCCGGTGATGCCGGCTCCGACCACCACCACGCCCGACCGGTCCGCGCTCACGCCGCCGATGGTAAGCGCCCGCACCCCCGCGACCGCGGTATGCCGCCGCGCGGCGTCCGGGCCGGTGGCATGAACCGGCGGCGATCGGGGTATTGGCACGCCTGTTCGAAGAAAGGTGGAGATCATGACGGACCGCAGCAACGACCGGGCCAATCCGGAGGCCGCGATCAAGGACCCGGACGAGTGGGTGACCGGCGCGGAGCCGCCGACCGCGGCACAGGAGTCCTACCTGGCCACGTTGGCCCGGGAGGCCGATGCCGAGGTGCCGGAGGGGCTCACGAAGGCGGAGGCGTCCAAGCGGATCGACGAACTCCAGGAGGAGACCGGTCGCGGCCAGTGACCGCGACGCGGGCCGACCGGCTGGGCGGCTTCGCCCCGCCGTGGCGGTCGCCGGTAGCGCGGGTCAACGCGGCGGAAGGCGGTGCAACTCGACCCGGTCGAGCCGCCCCGTCGCGACCCGCGCGGTCAGGTAGGTGGCGTACGGCTGCGACCGGCGGTCCGTCGGCGAGCCCGGGTTGAGCAACCGCAGCCCGCCCGGCGCCCGGGTGTCCCACGGGATGTGCGAGTGCCCGAAGACCAACAGGTCGGCGTCGGGGAAGCGGGCGGCACAGCGCTCCTCCCGCCGGGTGCGCGCCCCGGTCTCGTGCACCACCGCGACCCGCAGCCCGTCGAGGTCCACCCGGGCGACCTCCGGCAGCCGGGCGCGCAGCCGCGGGCCGTCGTTGTTGCCGTACACGCCGATCAGCCGACGGGACCGGGCCAGCATCGCGTCGAGCAGTGACTCGTCGACCCAGTCGCCCGCGTGCAGCACCGCGTCGGCCTCGTCGATCGCCGCCCAGAGCGGCGCGGGCAGGTCCCGCGCCCGTTTCGGCACGTGGGTGTCCGCGGTGATCACCAGACGCATCTCCCCATTCTTCCGCCGCGGCGGCTCCGGGTCACGTCAGTGCCGTTGTCCACGGGTCCCCTGCGGCGCCCCATGTCCCGTCGGGCGCGCACCGGGCGTTCGCCACCAGTTCGGCCCGACCTCCAGGCGGGGCCCGCGCGTTATGGCGCGGCGGGGGCGGGAAACCGGGCGGCTGACGAGGGGGGAAGCTCATGACCAGTTCTTCGGGACCGGCCGCCGGCTGGCGATCGGGCATGCCCGGCGGTGACCTGCTCCCGTCCGGTCCGGCGGGCCGGCCGTCGACACCCGGCGACGGGCACGGCCCGGAAAGCGGACCGCCCACCGTGACGATCGGGTCCTATCCGGACTATCCGTCCGCTCAGCGGGTGGTCGACTATCTGGCGGACAACCGGTTCCCGGTGGAACACACCGCCATCGTCGGCACGAACCTCACGCTGGTCGAGACCGTGCTCGGCCGGATGACGACCGGACGCGCAGCCCTGGTCGGCGCCGGCACCGGCGCCTGGTTCGGGCTCTTCATCGGCCTGCTCTTCGGCATCTTCACGGTGGGCAACTGGATCGCCGTGATCATCGTCGGGCTGGTGATCGGCGCGATCTGGGGTGCGGTCTTCGGCGCGGTGGCCCACGCGATGAGCGGCGGGCAGCGCGATTTCACCTCGGCCAGTTCGTTGCGGGCCGGTCAGTACGCGGTCATCGTCGACGCGAACCTGGCCGACCAGGCCCGACAGCTGCTGGGCCGGCTGCACATGACCGCGCCCAACCCGGCGGCCCGCTGACGCCGACGGCGCGACTCCACCCCGGCGCGACCACAGCGCCGGGGTGGACCGGTGGACCTTCGTCCGTCACCCGTCGCACGCCAGCACACCCGGGCTGGCGGCCATCCTCCCACGGGGTTGCAACACCCTCCGACGTGCCGTGTGAACAGGCCCCTGCCGGGCCCGGGAGGCCAAAAGAACCCCGGCCAGGCGCCCGCGGGGGTTGTTAACCGCTCAGATTGGCTCTCAGGCTGTTTCTACGGGGATTAGCGGCCTCTGCGTGTACGCCACCCGGGAAGTGTTGCCCGTGGCACGTCCCGCCAGGTTCCGAGGCAGCAGCATCGTCACCTGCACCCCGTCCTCAACCGTGGTCTTAGCTACCGCAGCGTCGTAACCGTCCGGCCGGTCAATCAGGCCGAACCGCACCGGGCCGCCCTTGTGCGCCGCGACCTCAACCCGGATACCCGACTCCTTGAGTAGCCGGTGCCGCTCCTGTTCGTCCGCAGTCGCCCAACGATCCGCGTACGTAACCCCGGTGCCAACCTCGCGCACAGACGGGGCAGCCTCCGGGATAGCCGCCAGCGACGGCACGCCGCACCGTCCCGCTACGTCAACAGTCGCGGTCCAAGTAGTCCAGCTCCCCCGCCCGGATGGGCACGTCAACCCGGTTCTCCTCGGGAGCGAGCGGGCAGGCGTATGAACAACTGTATGCACAGGAGGGGTTGTAGAGGTAGTTCGGGTCGAGCCTGACCCGGTCACCGGCCAGCAGGGTCAGCCCCCGGCCGAACGTGCCCTTCACCGTGTCGGTGAGGTATCGCCCGCCCCCGTAGCTGTCCCGCCCGCAGGTGGCGTCGCGCAGCGGCACGAACAGCCCGCCGCCGTACGCGGCGATCCACCAGAGAGTCAGCGGACCCCAGGGAGTGTCCGCGACGGCGATCCGGCGGTAGTTGATCACGCCGTCCGGGCCGCCGGTGTCGATGGCGAGCTCGCCGTCGACCGGCCGCAGCGGCGCCTCGACCACGGCCGTGGGATCCGGCGG from Micromonospora sp. WMMD812 harbors:
- a CDS encoding DUF6401 family natural product biosynthesis protein yields the protein MRVPFNRVASRAAVDSARSTLAALTVSVGADGLTAAAERPGLLAMVDQHAAAVRDSLDGDRRPLTVAALAGYAEGVRAAALEHDWRPPTGPADWSAPDWVLTRLLAVCALARPLAR
- a CDS encoding SpoIIE family protein phosphatase, whose amino-acid sequence is MPGTVGRVPTPPAPVSGAPAGAGAASVVLGHDWTGTSLGPRQAWDPAVRAVVELILASPVPMALAHGDDLVLLYNDGYAELIGEKHPAAVGRPAAEVFPELWRLPGVGEAVERVYRDGATFLEKDSTLPLVRGRSGVAEQAVFTLGYSPVRDNGGRIVGVLTVAAETTHVTQQLQSLSEVAAALAGTLTLDDVARVALRYAITAFDADRVAFAVDEGGGGWRMVRRIRGELMDEADERLPPLWRRTAVDWPDPLLRAAGTGAPLFLGAGQPLREAAADRHDQKIVSLAAVPLRAAVLRGGLSVGHQAPRLWSAAERALLAASAELIGQAAERARRFETQHGTAQLLQRSMLPEHLPDLPRLRIAARYDPGVDGNAAGGDFYDAFLLPSGRLGVVLGDVAGHDVQAAARMGQVRAALRALALSDPRPDRVLAGLDRLVSSLGAEAGTHELFVTVVFGVVDAERQELTLASAGHPAPLIRRCAPDDRPYAEFIELPVGAPLGLGSRPTTGTVPFAPGDTVLLFSDGVVERRRQSLSAGLGALADAVADAGSGDPRALCAVATAAVSGTTEDDVAVLAVEHALKPSRSASMEVPAEPTAPSRVRHWMTAQLGEWQVPEAVVGAAVLCTSELTTNALLHAGTAARVEIDLSAERLLVSVADSGTRGTVTRAQTDTLSSRGRGLGLIEELSDAWGTDPTVRGSTVWFEILLPTD
- a CDS encoding HAD family hydrolase encodes the protein MATDTPAGVLFDVDGTLVDTTYLHTVSWWEALRQTERPVPMASVHRAIGMGSDKLLDHLLGPERDRDADGKLRDAHDTLYGEYWERLTPLPGAADLLRACAERGLRVVLATSAAEQEVAALRRALAADDVIEAVTSSADAKQSKPAPDILVAALDQSGLTAERVVFVGDSVWDVAAAGRLGIPCVGLTCGGTSRGELAGAGAVAVYDDPAALLATLDDSPVTRPR
- a CDS encoding cation:proton antiporter, which produces MDPVDVAFALVGLGALLAGILPRVLERRPLSMPIAFLGLGMVVFLLPTGLPTPDPLEHPELTTHLTEIGVIVALMGAGLKIDRPLSWARWSSTWRLLAIAMPLCIAAVALLGWWWAGLVPAAALLLGSALAPTDPVLASDVQVGEPTDVEDSEDEVRFALTSEAGLNDGLAFPFVYAAVAIASTSLAPRDWLARWFAVDVLWKVAIGVGGGLLIGWLLGKLFFHAPSQLRLARHAEGFLALAATFLAYGLVEVAGGYGFLAVFVAARAIRAAERTHEFHSVLHDFAEQVERLLTVLLLLLFGGAVVGGLLGPLTWPAAAVGLALVFVVRPLVGWLSLRGAPGRPAEHWVISLFGIRGVGSFYYLAYATAEADFPQADLLWATVGLVVVVSVVVHGIAATPVMQLLDRAGERTADPARRRADEPVVTAASG
- a CDS encoding FAD-dependent oxidoreductase, yielding MVVVGAGITGVACAAELARAGVPVRIRERAHVPGGRMASKRFDGRPADTGAAYFTVSDPDFAAVVEGWRAVGLVREWTDTFVAYGRDGRREVAGPMRWAAPRGLRSLVEHLARDLPVAVDRLVLMVEPGPAVDGDACAAVALAMPGPQAALLLDPALAAATLAAQAQRWSPSLAGVLRFPSRCWADFRGAFVNDHPLLATVCDDGDRRGDGAPVLVAHTTPEFAAGHLAQPTGAGPAIEEAVRDLLALPEPAEHVHVHRWTYAKPVTVPADAMYHLDADGIGLAGDAYGAPRVQTAWRSGRDLGRALVERLT
- a CDS encoding DUF3072 domain-containing protein; the encoded protein is MTDRSNDRANPEAAIKDPDEWVTGAEPPTAAQESYLATLAREADAEVPEGLTKAEASKRIDELQEETGRGQ
- a CDS encoding metallophosphoesterase, with amino-acid sequence MRLVITADTHVPKRARDLPAPLWAAIDEADAVLHAGDWVDESLLDAMLARSRRLIGVYGNNDGPRLRARLPEVARVDLDGLRVAVVHETGARTRREERCAARFPDADLLVFGHSHIPWDTRAPGGLRLLNPGSPTDRRSQPYATYLTARVATGRLDRVELHRLPPR
- a CDS encoding general stress protein, with amino-acid sequence MTSSSGPAAGWRSGMPGGDLLPSGPAGRPSTPGDGHGPESGPPTVTIGSYPDYPSAQRVVDYLADNRFPVEHTAIVGTNLTLVETVLGRMTTGRAALVGAGTGAWFGLFIGLLFGIFTVGNWIAVIIVGLVIGAIWGAVFGAVAHAMSGGQRDFTSASSLRAGQYAVIVDANLADQARQLLGRLHMTAPNPAAR
- a CDS encoding DUF1684 domain-containing protein, producing MDDLDLLDWRERIARLYLSDVDLPGFRAERDRLFADHPQSPIPPARRSGFTGLRYYPPDPTAVVEAPLRPVDGELAIDTGGPDGVINYRRIAVADTPWGPLTLWWIAAYGGGLFVPLRDATCGRDSYGGGRYLTDTVKGTFGRGLTLLAGDRVRLDPNYLYNPSCAYSCSYACPLAPEENRVDVPIRAGELDYLDRDC